One Plasmodium cynomolgi strain B DNA, chromosome 12, whole genome shotgun sequence genomic region harbors:
- a CDS encoding hypothetical protein (putative) codes for MEDVINNNEVKRAMQQQLNEMVEENEKQYNDLISYIENEKKQIEIMKNKTREKKSSINRITHEIEANTVLVTELKESVMEEEKKLDEYPKLIEEINEQLNLILKNFDSSKLEYNTVKLHKDYIQNEWKRKLGTLYNLLGFEIILQDDKIVIEFSNIQPGDPQKKYRATVALHNGTYEAIETAPRLNKFDDYVNGLNKGLPFTTFCCLLRKSFKELK; via the exons ATGGAGGACGTGATTAACAACAACGAGGTAAAGCGGGCCATGCAGCAACAGCTGAATGAGATGGtcgaagaaaacgaaaagcaGTACAACGACTTAATATCTTACAtagaaaatgagaaaa AGCAAATTGAAAtcatgaaaaacaaaacgagggagaagaaaagttCAATAAACAGGATAACCCACG AAATCGAAGCCAATACCGTCCTAGTCACAGAGCTGAAGGAGAGCGTGATG gaagaggagaaaaagctGGACGAATACCCCAAGCTGATTGAAGAAATTAACGAACAActgaatttaattttaaaaaatttcgactCCTCCAAGTTGG AGTACAACACGGTCAAGCTGCACAAGGACTACATTCAAAATgagtggaaaagaaaattgggCACTCTCTACAATCTGCTGGGATTTGAAATCATATTACAAG ATGACAAAATAGTAATCGAATTTTCGAATATTCAACCCGGGGATCCTCAGAAGAAATATCGAGCCACCGTCGCTTTGCACAACGGGACCTACGAAG CCATCGAAACCGCGCCGCGACTGAACAAATTTGACGATTATGTAAACGGCCTAAATAAGGGACTGCCCTTCACAACCTTCTGCTGCTTACTCAGAAAGTCATTCAAAGAATTAAAATAG
- a CDS encoding hypothetical protein (putative): MLKKNDDFNSFYECRKNENEDNEKGANTEVGSPLSGQLPSQTSDHYSDAEDVNFRNPLIRMMNNFLYFLLLSEFFTFNEVIKLMPLCKCSYDIFNRFFYVNVHVNPFRQSVKDIIRFLNENKEYQFYILKGSNFMEDSWESRLDQKRELLNCESVIGGVHDPEEGPSNGGKTSSTEETTLNKAEKRNGGNSDEQHRVVPPPGDLSTNRGMEEVEAGINPMQNEQSKKEGETPSGDTDQSSSNPLEKAKKCVKNGEKVLYTNNIMNMRYLFSLYEFIRVYLSKDNREGVTFCTSDDKFKRSSSKRRDIFYDDVFPYGNKISSFEYKIKLKKHVQRRWNLKSNYVHENYFLHRTRGSNGLHGGVLKLIHNKQSQLYPSFSSFLSLDKSGCLNLWKVNDVDSLLPTRLLEAQLTWEGQNALAPRDALDAQRISEGGKVKNVVMNGRKKCTVGLNQAICYRIDLESGAVESDKRLMENLKKIISFDYNTNIVMSKKNILIDDRRMSNYVSYVNYNLIDYDNDKKYFNSENYFHDFSLTGISLTSLNSNSSIFLFDLRYKYPTTCLHYESAITETHSSNQNGKMLYLLNLKRNYNSRFYCSNKKYSGFHDNIILNPLVTRKKEEINQGEEDFVKDKILSDESFIYTIVKEGREREMGGCNLPTSFLNMWRWCDKRQFKTFFHYYEDITAGRRNYSDMFVSSPSENASSSYVSAECSGTSNLGGDFFASGETSEASSAGPYCYRTLTFDQIYKFVDTPNHLFLTYENSNYVHSLLSPSHGLELKSSLKEVPFFMHPTNL, translated from the exons ATGTTAAAGAAGAATGACgattttaattcattttacgaatgtaggaaaaatgaaaatgag gataatgaaaaaggagCCAATACCGAGGTGGGATCCCCGTTGAGTGGACAACTCCCCTCGCAAACCAGCGATCACTACAGTGATGCCGAAGACGTAAATTTTAGGAACCCCCTTATCCGGAtgatgaataattttttgtatttcctcCTGTTAAGTGAGTTCTTTACCTTTAATGAGGTAATCAAGTTAATGCCCTTGTGCAAGTGTTCCTACGACATATTTAATCGATTCTTTTATGTCAATGTGCATGTGAATCCGTTTAGACAATCTGTTAAGGATATTATACGATTTTTAAATGAGAATAAAGAGTACcagttttatattttgaaggGATCAAATTTTATGGAGGATAGTTGGGAGAGTCGTCTCGACCAGAAGAGGGAGCTACTCAATTGCGAGTCCGTCATCGGTGGAGTGCATGACCCTGAGGAGGGTCCCTCAAACGGAGGGAAAACCTCAAGCACAGAAGAAACTACTTTAAACAAAGCAGAAAAACGCAACGGTGGAAATTCAGATGAACAACATAGGGTAGTACCCCCCCCTGGTGATCTCAGCACGAACAGAGGAATGGAAGAAGTCGAAGCAGGGATTAACCCCatgcaaaatgaacagtctaaaaaggagggagaaacACCATCCGGGGATACAGATCAGAGTAGTAGTAATCCCCTGGAGAAAgccaaaaaatgtgtaaaaaatggagaaaaggtACTTTACACAAATAATATTATGAACATGAGATACTTATTCAGTTTGTATGAATTCATTCGCGTCTATTTAAGTAAGGACAACAGAGAAGGTGTAACTTTTTGCACCTCTGATGATAAATTTAAACGTAGCTCTAGCAAAAGGagggatattttttatgacgATGTTTTTCCTTATGGCAATAAAATCAGCTcatttgaatataaaataaaattaaagaaacaTGTACAGAGGAGATGGAATTTGAAGAGTAACTATGTgcatgaaaattattttttgcacagGACGAGGGGGTCAAATGGTCTCCACGGAGGTGTACTAAAATTGATTCACAACAAGCAGAGTCAGTTGTACCCCTCGTTTAGTTCGTTCCTCTCGTTGGACAAGTCTGGGTGTTTAAATTTGTGGAAGGTCAACGATGTGGATTCGTTGCTTCCTACTCGTTTGCTGGAGGCGCAGCTGACGTGGGAGGGGCAGAACGCCCTCGCCCCCAGGGATGCG CTAGACGCGCAACGAATCagcgaaggaggaaaagtgaaaaacgTAGTGATGAATggcaggaaaaaatgtaccgTGGGACTTAACCAAGCCATATGTTACCGCATAGACCTAGAGAGCGGAGCGGTAGAGAGCGACAAACGGCTCATggaaaatttgaagaaaattatctCCTTCGATTACAACACGAATATTGTTATGAGCAAAAAGAATATCCTAATTGATGATAGGAGGATGTCAAACTACGTCTCTTATGTGAATTACAACCTAATTGATTatgataatgataaaaaatatttcaatagtgaaaattatttccatgATTTTAGTCTAACTGGCATATCACTAACCTCTCTAAATTCTAacagttccatttttttatttgactTGAGATACAAATATCCTACCACATGTCTTCATTACGAGAGTGCCATCACCGAAACGCATAGTTCtaatcaaaatgggaagatgCTCTACTTGTTAAATTTGAAGAGAAATTATAACTCCAGGTTCTACtgtagtaataaaaaatatagtggTTTCCATGACAACATCATTTTGAATCCATTGGTGACACgcaagaaggaggaaataaatcaaggagaggaagactTCGTTAAGGATAAAATCCTTTCCGATGagtcatttatttatactaTTGTAAAGGAGGGAAGGGAGAGAGAAATGGGGGGGTGTAACTTACCTACTTCTTTTTTGAACATGTGGAGGTGGTGTGATAAAAGACAATTTAAAaccttttttcattattatgaGGACATAACAGCTGGAAGGAGGAATTATTCCGATATGTTCGTTTCATCCCCATCGGAGAATGCATCATCATCGTATGTCAGTGCGGAATGTAGTGGCACATCCAACTTGGGAGGCGACTTTTTTGCCTCGGGGGAGACCTCGGAGGCCAGCTCAGCAGGACCTTATTGCTACAGAACGCTCACTTTTGAtcaaatttacaaatttgtgGACACTCCAAATCATTTATTCCTCACTTATGAAAATTCGAACTATGTTCACTCGCTGTTGTCTCCTTCGCATGGGCTCGAGCTAAAGAGCTCCCTCAAGGaggtcccctttttcatgCATCCCACCAATTTGTGA
- a CDS encoding isocitrate dehydrogenase [NADP] mitochondrial precursor (putative), giving the protein MTKIIWKEIKEKLILPYLDLNIKYFDLSIENRDKTNDQVTLEAAEEIKKSSVGIKCATITPDAARVKEFNLKKMWKSPNGTIRNILDGTVFRAPILIKNIPRLIPNWKKPIIIGRHAYADQYKQKSLKIEKSGKFEIVFTPDDNSQVMREEIFHFKSPGVCLGMYNTEESITNFALSCFQYALDLKMPVYMSTKSTILKIYDGLFMEIFQKIYDQKFRTAFEQNNLWYEHKLIDDMVAQVLKSEGGFVWACKNYDGDIQSDAVAQGYGSLGLMSSILMCPDGVTCVSEAAHGTVTRHYRCHQRGEKTSTNPIASIFAWTRGLQHRAKLDNNQPLQLFCYALERACIETVEDGLMPKDLAACIKGLKNVTEKDYLFTDDFINAINEKLKLKLLANQAKNDAQAATTTKLQNENWNNYAPQEHS; this is encoded by the coding sequence ATGACCAAAATTATTTGGAAGGAAATCAAAGAGAAGCTAATCCTGCCATACTTGGATCTGAATATAAAGTACTTCGATCTGTCAATCGAAAATCGAGATAAAACCAACGACCAAGTGACGTTAGAAGCAGcagaagaaataaagaaatcaTCGGTAGGAATTAAATGTGCAACAATTACACCAGATGCAGCTAGGGTTAAAGAatttaacttaaaaaaaatgtggaaaagtCCAAATGGAACCATAAGAAACATATTAGACGGTACAGTATTCAGAGCccccattttgataaaaaatatcccGAGGTTAATTCCCAATTGGAAGAAGCCAATCATCATAGGAAGGCATGCTTATGCGGATCAGTACAAGCAGAAGTCCTTGAAGattgaaaaaagtggaaaattcGAAATTGTTTTTACACCAGATGATAACTCCCAAGTTATGAGAGAAGAAATTTTCCACTTCAAATCACCAGGGGTTTGTCTAGGAATGTACAACACTGAAGAGTCCATCACAAATTTTGCTCTTTCGTGTTTTCAGTATGCACTAGATTTAAAGATGCCTGTTTATATGAGTACGAAAAGTACTATACTCAAAATATACGATGGGCTATTTAtggaaattttccaaaaaatttatgaccAAAAATTTCGCACAGCATTTGAGCAGAACAACTTATGGTATGAACACAAGCTGATCGATGACATGGTTGCTCAAGTACTCAAATCAGAAGGGGGATTTGTATGGGCTTGTAAAAATTACGATGGAGATATCCAATCCGATGCAGTTGCACAAGGTTATGGGAGCTTAGGTCTAATGAGCTCCATTCTAATGTGCCCAGATGGAGTAACGTGTGTGTCAGAAGCAGCACATGGAACAGTTACACGACATTATCGTTGTCAtcaaagaggagaaaaaacatcTACCAACCCTATTGCTTCTATCTTTGCCTGGACCAGGGGATTACAACATAGAGCCAAATTAGATAACAACCAGCCTCTTCAATTATTCTGTTATGCTCTCGAAAGGGCTTGCATAGAAACTGTAGAGGATGGACTAATGCCAAAGGACCTTGCTGCCTGCATAAAGGGACTTAAAAATGTCACAGAGAAGGACTACCTCTTCACGGATGATTTCATTAATGCCATTAATGAGAAACTGAAATTGAAGCTGCTCGCAAATCAGGCGAAAAATGACGCCCAGGCAGCCACCACCACCAAGCTGCAAAACGAGAACTGGAACAATTATGCCCCGCAGGAGCATTCG
- a CDS encoding hypothetical protein (putative): protein MFPDPSKNYEKLNKVERSFDETNDTAAGSVSRLYTIDGYTSESIGITQPQYKEYYSYPNAIVQEYENKSKTPSMTFECPGNPFSCKPPNPKVFIRRVENKKRKVCNKKCTSLNSSFSQDINPYVVYPSNSINENNVGEFSYTMPLSDTDKNVPFGGKYVADKNNRLTYAYLSDDLNYSLNGQFMNLDNAYMNIPLCVRESFQNNDAYNAIKGGYPLLRGGEFHLNNGLPQEMDVTCHITPKDVVRYIHNFIKYIFKVIKLAFAKINKDLNTKEIYFDPTMPPVHEMDIDCEVCRKKYGDIIMHKHQRDCISFFEGVDESRTIFNKIWDIINNWLDGKDTNKMDFLKDREKVKEMVQQNSKEFEEVYYKLGNFPKDENGKIELPQFSNFERHSVVLM from the exons ATGTTTCCGGACCCGTCGAAAAACtatgaaaaattgaacaagGTGGAAAGAAGTTTTGACGAAACAAATGACACGGCGGCTGGCAGCGTAAGTAGACTGTACACCATAGATGGCTACACGAGCGAAAGCATAGGAATTACACAGCCGCAGTACAAGGAGTATTATAGCTACCCAAATGCCATAGTTCAAGAATATGAGAATAAGAGTAAGACTCCGTCCATGACCTTCGAGTGTCCAGGAAATCCATTCAGTTGTAAGCCCCCCAATCCAAAGGTATTTATTCGAAGagtagaaaataaaaaacggaaagtgtgcaataaaaaatgcacctCCTTGAATAGCTCCTTTTCTCAAGATATTAATCCATATGTTGTGTACCCAAGTAATTccattaatgaaaataacgTGGGGGAGTTCAGTTATACTATGCCCCTTAGCGATACAGATAAAAATGTCCCCTTTGGAGGAAAATATGTTGCTGACAAGAACAACCGATTGACGTATGCCTATTTGTCAGATGACCTGAACTATTCGCTGAATGGGCAATTCATGAACCTTGACAACGCTTACATGAATATTCCGCTGTGCGTGCGCGAGTCCTTCCAGAACAACGATGCGTACAACGCCATTAAGGGAGGATATCCCCTGCTCCGG GGCGGCGAGTTTCACCTAAACAACGGCCTTCCCCAAGAAATGGATGTGACATGCCACATAACCCCCAAGGACGTGGTcagatatatacataatttcataaagtacatttttaaagtgATCAAATTAGCCTtcgcaaaaataaacaagGACCTCAATACGAAGGAAATTTACTTCGATCCGACCATGCCACCTGTGCACGAAATGGACATTGATTGCGAAGTGTGCAGAAAAAAGTATGGTGACATTATTATGCATAAACATCAAAGAGATTGCATAAGCTTCTTCGAAGGGGTTGATGAGTCTCgtaccatttttaacaaaatatggGACATCATAAATAACTGGCTAGATGGTAAGGACACTAATAAAATGGACTTCTTAAAAGATAGGGAAAAGGTCAAAGAGATGGTCCAACAAAACAGCAAAGAGTTTGAGGAGGTGTATTACAAACTGGGCAACTTTCCCAAAGATGAGAATGGGAAAATTGAGTTGCCCCAATTTAGCAACTTTGAAAGGCACAGTGTGGTGTTGATGTGA